From a single Bacillus pseudomycoides DSM 12442 genomic region:
- a CDS encoding C40 family peptidase: protein MRKSITLLFSCLLVFSSISVANAEEVKSNQAYVDVAAATLWTGPNLLRPIDEPSAMNPVNLWKWTKSMTLDEKLWLTSTNKLETQALLGQEVTIIDRQGEWAKVVVHGQPTPRNEAGYPGWVPVKQLTYNQEFAGKKEQPFVLITKPTAILYINPSDKYKSLEVSYNTRLPLVSEDNMSFRVLLPNGQKAWLRKNDGMVYKSQNEIPVPTGDDLVNTGKLFLGLPYIWAGTSGFGFDCSGFTHTIYKSHGITIPRDSGPQSKAGIAVERENLQKGDLLFFAYNQGKGSVHHVGMYIGDGKMIHSPNAAKTVEIIPVDTPGYIEEYAGARRFLP from the coding sequence ATGAGAAAATCCATTACTTTGCTTTTTAGTTGTTTGTTAGTATTTTCATCTATTTCAGTTGCAAATGCTGAAGAGGTAAAAAGTAATCAAGCGTATGTAGATGTGGCAGCAGCAACATTATGGACTGGGCCAAATTTGCTTCGTCCAATTGATGAACCAAGTGCGATGAATCCAGTTAATCTATGGAAATGGACGAAATCGATGACGCTCGATGAAAAGCTTTGGTTAACAAGTACAAATAAATTAGAAACACAAGCTTTATTGGGGCAAGAAGTAACAATCATTGATCGGCAAGGTGAGTGGGCAAAAGTAGTTGTTCATGGTCAGCCAACGCCAAGAAATGAAGCGGGATATCCAGGATGGGTCCCGGTAAAACAGCTAACCTATAATCAAGAATTTGCAGGGAAAAAGGAACAACCATTTGTTCTTATTACAAAACCGACAGCTATTTTATACATTAATCCATCTGATAAATATAAATCTTTAGAGGTTAGTTATAACACACGGTTACCACTAGTAAGTGAAGATAATATGTCGTTTCGTGTATTATTACCAAACGGACAAAAAGCATGGTTACGGAAAAATGATGGAATGGTTTATAAATCGCAAAATGAAATTCCTGTTCCAACAGGCGACGATTTAGTGAATACTGGGAAGTTATTTTTAGGATTGCCGTATATATGGGCTGGAACAAGTGGTTTTGGTTTTGATTGTTCTGGTTTTACACATACAATTTACAAATCTCATGGTATTACAATCCCGCGTGATTCTGGTCCACAATCAAAAGCAGGTATTGCTGTTGAAAGAGAAAACTTGCAAAAAGGTGATTTGCTGTTTTTTGCTTACAATCAAGGAAAAGGAAGTGTTCACCACGTAGGAATGTATATTGGAGATGGGAAAATGATACATTCTCCAAATGCAGCGAAAACAGTTGAAATTATACCAGTAGATACACCAGGTTACATTGAGGAATATGCAGGTGCACGTCGCTTTTTACCTTAA
- a CDS encoding GNAT family N-acetyltransferase: MSIHVNVKSMNTKRLYMRKPRLEDVDAFYQIVKNNEVGKWLAISRGMSPEETEQYIGKFIAHWNEHNFGVWLIFNPITREMMGHCGLRYIDGTEDLEIMYLLDPKFWGKGYATEAAHASIQYAFHDLKVKKLTARIRIANEKSKNVLEKAGFKYTHDVDFDGHQLSYYEYKNLFR, encoded by the coding sequence ATGTCTATTCATGTGAATGTAAAATCAATGAATACGAAAAGACTCTATATGAGAAAACCTCGTTTAGAAGATGTGGATGCTTTCTATCAAATTGTAAAAAACAATGAGGTAGGTAAGTGGCTTGCTATATCTAGAGGTATGTCACCAGAAGAAACTGAACAATATATTGGAAAGTTCATAGCGCATTGGAATGAACATAATTTTGGTGTATGGCTTATATTCAATCCTATCACGAGGGAAATGATGGGACACTGTGGTTTAAGGTATATTGATGGAACAGAAGATTTAGAAATCATGTATCTTCTCGATCCGAAGTTTTGGGGAAAAGGATATGCTACAGAGGCAGCCCATGCATCGATCCAATATGCTTTTCATGATTTGAAAGTCAAAAAATTAACTGCAAGAATTAGAATTGCCAATGAGAAGTCAAAGAATGTTTTAGAAAAGGCTGGATTTAAGTACACACATGATGTGGATTTTGATGGACATCAATTATCATATTATGAGTATAAGAATTTATTCCGATGA
- a CDS encoding DUF3870 domain-containing protein, with protein sequence MYASNTIYIVGDAKAPQNNPITEKFKSYFVAFVVEKDTGKIVDADCSATISLTAQFVKHLFLHRNMNDPQLVEEIKNRYFGSSQKALLVALKDAQKKYNQIAALSTHS encoded by the coding sequence GTGTACGCTTCTAATACGATTTATATCGTAGGGGACGCAAAAGCACCTCAAAACAATCCAATTACAGAAAAATTTAAAAGCTATTTTGTTGCATTTGTTGTTGAAAAAGATACAGGGAAAATTGTAGATGCGGATTGTTCAGCAACCATTTCATTAACTGCTCAATTTGTAAAACATTTATTTCTACATAGAAATATGAATGATCCACAATTAGTAGAAGAAATTAAAAACCGTTATTTCGGATCATCTCAAAAAGCATTGCTTGTAGCATTAAAAGATGCACAAAAAAAATATAATCAAATTGCTGCTTTGTCTACACATTCATAG
- a CDS encoding DUF1836 domain-containing protein gives METFHLTRNEMAMLLLSLRGWNAKKPLVILQEAWAKSHKKDIECGQSVTAFITTALSPIFEKLIKIEDTDIGFSLNEIVALGNQIENTSFSVTAMQNWVKRDIKEMIGSPQKGKKYSIEQAALLFIVEDLKTALDFESIRKLLRLIVNDPADRSDDLINPVHLYVAYSSLFEELNQGGCLQLNATDTIRTIENIVKEKADKIASQFDQINNEQREAIRNAIIIATLSVHTAYVQMLAKRYVSATLFLQNLDVKP, from the coding sequence ATGGAAACATTTCATCTCACACGAAACGAAATGGCAATGCTCCTTCTTTCTCTTAGAGGATGGAATGCAAAAAAGCCTCTCGTTATTTTACAAGAAGCTTGGGCAAAGTCACATAAAAAAGATATTGAATGTGGACAAAGTGTTACAGCTTTTATTACAACCGCTCTTTCACCTATTTTTGAAAAGCTCATTAAAATTGAAGATACAGATATTGGCTTTTCTTTAAATGAGATCGTTGCGCTTGGTAATCAAATTGAAAATACCAGTTTTTCTGTAACAGCTATGCAAAACTGGGTAAAACGAGATATAAAAGAAATGATTGGTTCACCACAAAAAGGAAAAAAATATTCTATCGAACAAGCAGCTTTATTATTCATTGTTGAAGATTTAAAAACAGCACTTGATTTTGAATCCATTCGTAAGCTGTTAAGACTCATCGTAAATGATCCAGCAGATCGAAGTGATGATTTAATCAATCCTGTTCATTTATACGTCGCTTATTCTTCTTTATTTGAGGAATTGAATCAAGGTGGTTGTTTACAATTAAACGCGACTGATACCATTCGTACAATTGAAAATATTGTAAAAGAAAAAGCAGATAAAATCGCAAGTCAGTTTGATCAAATCAACAATGAGCAACGAGAAGCCATTCGTAATGCGATTATTATCGCAACACTTTCTGTACATACGGCATATGTACAAATGTTAGCGAAACGCTATGTTTCTGCAACATTATTTTTACAAAATTTAGATGTAAAGCCATAA
- a CDS encoding peptide ABC transporter substrate-binding protein, translated as MKKVIRFSLVSTLLLSSFLAGCGKEKSTTKPKEEKKVLQLTETGEIPSLNSLKVTDAVSFNVLNNVMEGLFRLSKNDEVIPGIAQKHEISKDGKTYTFHLRDAKWSNGDPVTAHDFVYAWKQLVNPETGSEYAYIMYDVKNAEKINKKQIGLDELGVKAQDDKTFTVELEHPVPYFTKLLCLPSFYPINEKYAKEQGDKYGLEANKTLYNGPFTLSEWKHEASFTMKKNNQYWDKKEVKLDEVNYQIVKEISTVVNLYQTDKIDRAVISTEFVDKYKNDKELKQYTDPVMYFFRFNENVPILKNKNARLALSMAFDKKGLATSFLNDGSVPANYYVPNGFLKGPDKKDFRETTTEFNKTNVNKAKEFWEKAKQETGTNEVTLEMLNYDLENFKKVGEYIKEQLEKNLPGLTIKVKLQPHSQKLALEKKKEYEMSLSRWLPDYPDPMTYLEVFISESGVNNTGYANPEYDALIKKTKMELGNDEKARWKAMQDAEKMLLDDAVIAPVFQRGLSYLQKPYVKDLYIHQFGPATSLKWADVKK; from the coding sequence GTGAAAAAGGTTATTCGCTTTTCATTGGTTAGTACGTTACTTCTTTCTTCGTTTTTAGCTGGTTGTGGAAAAGAAAAGTCCACGACAAAACCAAAAGAAGAGAAGAAAGTATTGCAGTTAACAGAAACAGGAGAAATTCCATCATTAAATTCCTTAAAAGTAACAGACGCTGTTTCATTTAACGTATTAAATAATGTAATGGAAGGATTATTTAGACTTTCAAAAAATGATGAGGTCATTCCTGGAATTGCTCAAAAGCATGAGATTAGTAAAGATGGGAAAACATATACATTTCATTTGCGTGATGCGAAATGGTCTAACGGTGATCCTGTAACAGCACATGATTTTGTATATGCTTGGAAGCAACTTGTTAATCCAGAAACGGGCTCTGAATATGCATATATTATGTATGATGTGAAAAATGCAGAAAAGATAAATAAGAAACAAATTGGATTGGATGAATTAGGAGTAAAAGCTCAAGATGATAAAACGTTTACTGTAGAGTTAGAACACCCTGTCCCTTATTTTACAAAATTACTTTGTTTACCATCCTTTTATCCAATTAATGAGAAGTATGCGAAAGAACAAGGAGATAAATATGGTTTAGAAGCAAATAAAACTCTATATAATGGACCATTTACATTATCAGAATGGAAGCATGAAGCAAGTTTTACAATGAAGAAAAACAATCAATATTGGGATAAAAAAGAAGTGAAATTAGATGAAGTAAATTACCAAATTGTTAAAGAAATTTCGACCGTAGTAAATCTATATCAAACAGATAAAATTGATCGTGCTGTTATTTCAACAGAATTTGTTGATAAATATAAAAATGATAAAGAATTGAAACAATATACAGATCCGGTTATGTATTTCTTCCGATTTAATGAAAATGTACCAATTCTAAAAAACAAAAATGCCCGCCTCGCACTTAGCATGGCTTTTGATAAAAAGGGACTTGCGACTTCATTTTTAAACGATGGATCAGTACCTGCAAACTACTATGTTCCAAATGGCTTTTTAAAAGGGCCAGATAAAAAAGATTTCAGGGAAACAACGACAGAGTTTAATAAAACGAATGTGAACAAGGCAAAGGAATTTTGGGAAAAGGCCAAGCAAGAAACAGGAACGAATGAAGTTACGTTAGAAATGTTAAACTATGATTTAGAAAACTTTAAAAAAGTAGGGGAATATATTAAAGAACAATTAGAGAAAAACTTACCAGGATTGACGATAAAAGTGAAACTACAACCGCATTCTCAAAAACTAGCGTTAGAGAAAAAGAAAGAATATGAAATGTCATTATCGCGTTGGTTACCGGATTATCCAGACCCGATGACTTACTTAGAAGTCTTTATTTCAGAAAGTGGTGTCAATAATACTGGTTATGCAAATCCAGAATATGATGCATTAATTAAAAAGACAAAAATGGAATTAGGAAATGACGAAAAGGCACGTTGGAAAGCGATGCAAGATGCAGAGAAAATGCTATTGGATGATGCGGTAATTGCACCGGTGTTCCAGCGCGGATTATCTTATTTACAAAAACCATATGTGAAAGATTTATATATACATCAATTCGGACCCGCGACTAGCTTGAAATGGGCAGATGTGAAAAAATAA
- a CDS encoding PspA/IM30 family protein has product MSIFRRIKNIVTADVHEALNKLENPVSMLKQYIRETEQQVVKAQQALSQQLFLEKKYESLITGTEVVIAKRFRQAELAVSRNEDDMAQLALQEKIAHEKKLEMYHEQYNVVKQQTSILYEQIDKLQKEYQELQYKELVLVSRLHVARTMKENNETLASFHTENAVKGFARVESYIQKIEAEASASNYFNQIKPISYTDDTEIELKEAVQKELEKLKVRK; this is encoded by the coding sequence ATGAGTATTTTTAGAAGAATTAAAAACATTGTAACCGCTGATGTCCATGAAGCTTTAAATAAACTAGAAAACCCGGTAAGTATGTTAAAACAATACATACGAGAAACGGAGCAACAAGTGGTAAAAGCACAACAAGCTTTATCTCAGCAGCTATTTCTAGAAAAAAAATATGAATCTCTTATTACAGGAACAGAGGTTGTTATTGCAAAAAGATTTCGTCAGGCTGAGCTTGCGGTGTCTCGCAATGAAGATGATATGGCACAATTAGCACTTCAAGAAAAAATTGCACATGAGAAAAAACTAGAAATGTATCATGAACAGTACAATGTAGTAAAACAACAAACTTCAATCCTATATGAGCAAATTGATAAACTACAAAAAGAATACCAAGAATTACAATATAAAGAACTCGTACTTGTTTCCAGATTACATGTAGCACGTACAATGAAAGAAAACAATGAAACTCTTGCATCTTTTCATACAGAAAATGCAGTGAAAGGCTTCGCAAGAGTAGAAAGTTATATTCAAAAAATAGAAGCTGAGGCCTCAGCTAGTAACTACTTTAATCAAATAAAGCCTATTTCTTATACAGACGATACGGAGATTGAACTAAAAGAAGCAGTACAAAAAGAATTAGAAAAATTAAAAGTAAGGAAGTAA
- a CDS encoding dipeptide epimerase, which yields MKIMDLTVKRRYIKLHTPFKTALRTVTEIESIDVFIHTDEGIVGKGAGTATPVITGDFASGMGEAILGPIRSVLIGKELQQFQTLLLQIQMSCVGNTSAKAAVDMAVYDVYCQFHNIPLYALLGGKKEIQTDITVSVDEPLLMAKEAKSHVEKGFNTLKIKVGKSTELDLERIEAIRNVVPKDVTLRLDANQGWSPKEAVSIIREMENRNLNIEFVEQPVHAKDWEGMKYVKDHVQTPIMADESAFSAQDALKLVQGQYADLLNIKLMKCGGIREAWKIADIAGAAGVKCMVGSMMESSLSVAAIAHVAAAHPNIHYFDLDAPLWLMEEPSGITYNGPRVNLHHAVNIE from the coding sequence ATGAAAATCATGGATCTAACAGTAAAACGTCGCTATATTAAGCTTCATACACCGTTTAAAACAGCTTTGCGCACTGTAACAGAAATTGAAAGTATTGATGTTTTTATTCACACAGATGAAGGGATTGTAGGAAAAGGGGCTGGGACTGCGACTCCAGTTATTACTGGGGATTTTGCGAGTGGAATGGGAGAAGCTATTTTAGGGCCAATCCGCTCTGTGTTAATCGGGAAAGAATTGCAGCAATTTCAAACGTTGTTGTTACAAATCCAAATGAGCTGTGTAGGCAATACGAGTGCGAAGGCAGCAGTAGATATGGCTGTATATGATGTGTATTGTCAATTTCATAATATCCCATTATATGCGTTATTAGGTGGAAAGAAAGAGATTCAAACAGATATTACAGTAAGTGTTGATGAACCTTTATTAATGGCGAAAGAAGCAAAAAGTCATGTGGAAAAAGGCTTTAACACATTAAAAATTAAAGTTGGTAAATCAACAGAATTGGATTTAGAACGTATTGAAGCGATCAGAAATGTTGTGCCGAAGGATGTAACTTTGCGATTAGATGCAAATCAAGGATGGAGTCCAAAAGAAGCTGTATCGATTATTCGAGAAATGGAAAATAGAAATTTAAATATAGAATTTGTAGAACAGCCCGTTCATGCGAAAGATTGGGAAGGAATGAAATATGTAAAAGATCATGTGCAAACACCAATCATGGCTGATGAAAGTGCTTTCTCGGCGCAAGACGCTTTAAAGCTTGTTCAAGGGCAATACGCCGATTTATTAAATATTAAATTAATGAAATGTGGCGGGATACGGGAAGCATGGAAGATTGCCGATATTGCTGGCGCTGCCGGTGTAAAATGCATGGTTGGTAGCATGATGGAATCATCGCTTTCTGTGGCGGCAATTGCACATGTAGCAGCCGCTCATCCAAATATTCACTACTTTGATCTTGATGCTCCTTTATGGTTAATGGAAGAGCCAAGCGGAATCACATATAACGGACCAAGGGTAAACCTGCATCACGCAGTGAATATAGAATAA
- a CDS encoding (2Fe-2S)-binding protein, producing MSNKENLIICRCEEVTYGQLQSTITAYNCSARELKLRTRAGMGFCGGRTCRTTIDRMIEIANPGTSPHEIPLKYQPPIRAVTFGAVGEKQ from the coding sequence ATGTCTAATAAAGAGAATTTAATTATTTGTCGTTGTGAAGAAGTTACATACGGACAACTTCAATCGACAATTACTGCATATAATTGCTCGGCTCGGGAGCTAAAACTAAGAACACGTGCTGGGATGGGCTTTTGCGGGGGGCGTACATGTAGAACGACAATAGATCGAATGATAGAAATTGCAAATCCTGGAACATCACCTCATGAGATTCCATTAAAATATCAACCACCAATACGCGCAGTAACTTTTGGAGCGGTAGGTGAAAAGCAATGA
- a CDS encoding NAD(P)/FAD-dependent oxidoreductase, with the protein MMDVIVIGAGPAGLAGAIACASSGLNVLVIDEFMKPGGRLLGQLHQEPTGEWWNGIKESERLHQDAKALSVDIRCGVSVYNLEKDENIWYVHTSIGTIEADFVLLATGAAEYSIPLPGWTLPGVMSIGAAQVMTNVHRVQVGKKGIIIGANILSFAILNELQLAGITVDHIVLPEKGDLSQKAGEPEEVLKSLLNAAHLAPSALLRIGSRFMKHDWIRKAGLTFYPNNGIKINGTPLHLRKAAIEIIGTDKVEGVRVANIDSKGNIIKGSEEIYEADFVCIAGGLYPLAELAAVAGCPFHYIPELGGHVPFHSETMETPLHGLFVAGNITGIESGKIAMAQGTVAGLSIVKHACTELNSVGQQLQQAIQNVQAVREQAAIQFNPMVTAGRRKMNELWSHFCLNQDDQNPPQEVI; encoded by the coding sequence ATGATGGATGTAATTGTAATTGGCGCGGGACCAGCAGGATTAGCTGGTGCAATTGCTTGTGCTAGTTCTGGACTTAACGTACTTGTTATTGATGAATTTATGAAGCCTGGCGGACGATTGTTAGGACAATTACATCAAGAACCAACTGGAGAATGGTGGAACGGAATAAAAGAATCCGAACGCCTTCATCAAGATGCAAAAGCACTCTCAGTAGATATTCGATGCGGTGTGTCAGTATACAATTTAGAAAAAGACGAAAACATTTGGTATGTACATACAAGCATAGGTACAATTGAAGCAGACTTTGTACTACTTGCTACCGGGGCTGCTGAATACTCTATCCCACTTCCTGGCTGGACTCTTCCAGGAGTCATGTCAATTGGCGCTGCTCAAGTTATGACAAATGTTCATAGAGTCCAAGTTGGGAAAAAAGGAATTATTATCGGAGCCAATATTTTATCATTTGCAATTTTAAATGAATTACAACTAGCTGGTATTACTGTTGATCATATCGTACTCCCTGAAAAGGGTGACCTTAGCCAAAAAGCTGGTGAACCAGAGGAAGTTTTAAAGTCACTATTAAACGCTGCCCACCTTGCCCCATCAGCTTTACTACGCATCGGAAGTCGCTTTATGAAACATGACTGGATTCGAAAAGCTGGTTTAACCTTTTATCCGAATAACGGTATAAAAATAAATGGTACACCACTCCACCTTCGCAAAGCTGCAATTGAAATTATCGGAACGGATAAAGTAGAGGGTGTTCGTGTTGCTAACATTGATTCGAAAGGAAATATTATAAAAGGATCAGAAGAAATATATGAAGCAGACTTTGTTTGTATCGCAGGAGGATTATATCCACTTGCAGAGCTCGCTGCCGTAGCAGGATGCCCATTCCATTACATTCCTGAACTGGGTGGACATGTCCCATTCCATTCAGAGACAATGGAAACCCCTCTTCACGGATTATTTGTAGCTGGAAATATTACTGGAATTGAAAGTGGGAAAATTGCTATGGCGCAAGGAACTGTTGCCGGTCTTTCAATTGTTAAGCATGCTTGTACAGAATTAAACTCAGTCGGACAACAATTACAGCAAGCTATCCAGAATGTCCAGGCTGTCCGCGAACAAGCTGCAATTCAATTTAACCCAATGGTTACCGCTGGTAGACGTAAAATGAATGAACTTTGGAGTCATTTTTGTTTAAATCAGGATGATCAAAATCCGCCTCAAGAAGTTATATAA
- a CDS encoding (2Fe-2S)-binding protein has protein sequence MNRILHHPILGNLDDRKRISFQFNDKEYEAYENETIAAALLANGIRTLRVHEDSGTPRGIYCNIGHCSECRVTVNNQMNVRACLTVVENEMIVESGKQHPNIIRKMVEKR, from the coding sequence ATGAATAGAATTTTACATCATCCTATTTTAGGAAACTTAGACGATAGAAAACGTATTTCATTTCAATTTAACGATAAAGAATACGAAGCATATGAAAATGAAACGATTGCTGCTGCCCTTCTTGCAAATGGAATTAGAACGTTACGCGTTCACGAAGATAGTGGTACACCTAGAGGAATTTACTGTAACATTGGACATTGTTCTGAATGCCGCGTAACAGTTAATAATCAAATGAACGTCCGAGCGTGCTTAACTGTTGTAGAAAACGAAATGATTGTTGAAAGTGGGAAACAGCATCCAAATATTATTAGAAAGATGGTGGAAAAGCGATGA
- a CDS encoding DedA family protein has product MLGSFIHSVLLFLEGLGYWGIMFGLMIEIIPSEIVLAYAGYLVSSGNISFIGAIVFGTIGGVIAQIFIYWIGRYGGRPVLERYGKYIFIQKKQIDSAEAWFNRYGTGVIFTARFIPVVRHAISIPAGITKMSPIRFITLTALAIIPWSIIFIYLGEKLGENWGNIDEVAGPYVTSFAIGGVILIVLYFTLKIWLKKRRKLV; this is encoded by the coding sequence ATGTTAGGTAGTTTTATTCATTCTGTATTACTATTTTTAGAAGGACTAGGTTATTGGGGCATAATGTTTGGACTCATGATTGAGATTATTCCAAGTGAAATCGTTCTCGCTTATGCAGGTTATTTAGTATCTTCAGGAAACATCTCATTTATAGGCGCCATTGTATTTGGTACTATTGGTGGTGTTATCGCACAAATCTTTATTTATTGGATTGGGCGTTACGGAGGAAGACCTGTACTAGAGCGTTATGGCAAGTACATTTTCATTCAAAAAAAACAAATCGATTCTGCAGAAGCATGGTTTAATCGTTATGGAACCGGTGTTATTTTCACAGCACGCTTCATTCCAGTCGTTCGTCATGCCATTTCAATCCCTGCCGGCATTACAAAAATGTCACCTATCCGATTTATTACCCTTACAGCGCTTGCGATTATCCCGTGGTCAATCATCTTTATCTATTTAGGTGAAAAGCTAGGAGAAAATTGGGGCAATATCGATGAAGTTGCTGGGCCGTATGTAACATCGTTTGCAATTGGCGGAGTAATACTAATTGTTTTGTATTTCACTTTAAAAATATGGCTAAAGAAACGAAGAAAACTTGTTTAA
- a CDS encoding YxcD family protein: METIKISEQELINALCVYIAEKRQVGPEAVLVELMYDDDYGFSAEVEVNGRRQILIQANLIEALRLWLDREYNVNPFAARLQLELDDEEGIFALANLNNSDE; encoded by the coding sequence ATGGAAACGATAAAAATTTCTGAACAAGAGCTGATAAACGCACTATGTGTGTATATCGCAGAAAAGCGACAAGTTGGCCCAGAAGCAGTTTTAGTTGAACTAATGTATGATGATGACTATGGTTTTTCTGCTGAAGTAGAAGTAAATGGTCGCAGGCAAATTTTAATTCAAGCAAACTTAATTGAAGCACTTCGCTTATGGCTTGATAGGGAATACAATGTCAATCCGTTTGCGGCAAGGTTACAGCTTGAGTTAGATGATGAAGAAGGTATTTTCGCATTGGCGAATTTAAATAACTCGGATGAGTAG
- the dltD gene encoding D-alanyl-lipoteichoic acid biosynthesis protein DltD: protein MKMKHAFGPIILACIIFIVILLIPSKYLVSLISNEKVEDAATSLQKEKLQGVFLQQKMLENLNYLPMYGSSEFSRMDAYHPSNYFKVKPEGFTPFLIGTGGTQSLAHILNVTSTMDQLEGKKVVFILSPQWFTKQGVNEGNFSSNFSKQQTYHFIFNDQIKPEMKKKIAKRLLDFNVVRKDSILKSSLEGIVYNDTTHKIKAGVLKPIAYINRNIADHKDLVTSIFNIKPKKEQRNMELRSLSWEETRRHAEQVGKVESTSNTFGIENPYYYKNKFQKKLHGLKGYKAKESYDESPEYEDLQIILDIFKQKKVKPLFISVPVNGPWYDYAGFPKERRDVYYQKVREQVEKAGFPVADFTSHEYDKYFLKDTIHLGWKGWVYVDEALQQFHAGK from the coding sequence ATGAAGATGAAGCATGCTTTTGGCCCAATCATTTTAGCATGTATAATCTTTATCGTTATATTGCTTATTCCATCTAAATATCTAGTTTCACTTATTAGTAATGAAAAGGTAGAAGATGCGGCGACTTCATTACAAAAAGAAAAATTACAAGGTGTTTTTTTACAACAAAAAATGTTGGAGAATTTGAATTATTTGCCGATGTACGGTTCATCTGAATTTTCCCGAATGGATGCATATCATCCGTCTAACTATTTTAAAGTAAAACCCGAAGGATTTACACCGTTTCTAATAGGAACTGGCGGAACGCAGAGTCTTGCTCATATTTTAAATGTGACTTCCACAATGGATCAATTAGAAGGAAAAAAAGTAGTATTTATTCTTTCACCACAATGGTTTACCAAGCAGGGGGTAAATGAAGGGAACTTTAGTAGTAACTTTTCTAAACAGCAAACATATCATTTTATTTTTAATGATCAAATAAAACCTGAAATGAAAAAGAAAATTGCGAAGCGGTTGCTAGATTTTAATGTTGTCCGCAAAGATTCTATATTAAAAAGCTCACTAGAAGGTATTGTATATAATGATACAACCCATAAGATAAAAGCGGGAGTATTGAAGCCGATTGCTTATATAAACCGAAACATTGCGGATCATAAAGATTTAGTGACATCTATATTCAATATAAAGCCAAAAAAAGAACAAAGAAATATGGAATTACGTTCACTTTCTTGGGAAGAAACAAGAAGGCATGCTGAACAGGTTGGGAAAGTAGAGTCTACATCAAATACATTTGGAATTGAAAATCCATATTACTATAAAAACAAATTTCAAAAGAAATTACATGGATTAAAAGGATATAAGGCAAAAGAATCTTATGATGAATCGCCAGAATATGAAGATTTACAAATTATTTTAGATATTTTTAAGCAAAAGAAAGTTAAACCGCTTTTCATTTCTGTTCCTGTAAATGGACCTTGGTATGATTACGCAGGGTTCCCAAAAGAACGTCGTGATGTTTATTATCAGAAAGTTCGAGAACAAGTTGAGAAAGCTGGATTTCCAGTTGCAGATTTTACTAGTCATGAATATGACAAATACTTTCTAAAAGATACCATTCATTTAGGATGGAAAGGCTGGGTATATGTGGATGAAGCATTACAACAATTTCATGCAGGGAAATAA